One genomic region from Bacteroidales bacterium encodes:
- a CDS encoding RNA methyltransferase yields the protein MSKEYPNIIVPKEVRGYCGIGVEAICSRRNLGTLWRSAQILKADFIFLINIRYDTMRTDTMKSWKHIPLFEFSDFDHFYDALPKASSLVGVELDKRSVPLMSYKHPQRAVYLLGAEDKGLSDKALSKCDEIIQIPGEFSLNVSVAGTIVLYDRLTKNGAL from the coding sequence ATGTCAAAAGAGTATCCAAATATAATTGTTCCTAAAGAGGTTAGAGGATATTGCGGAATTGGCGTAGAGGCAATTTGTAGCAGACGAAATCTCGGCACCTTGTGGCGTTCTGCGCAGATATTGAAAGCCGATTTTATTTTCTTGATAAATATTAGATACGATACAATGAGAACAGATACAATGAAATCGTGGAAACATATCCCGTTGTTTGAGTTTTCCGATTTTGACCACTTCTACGATGCTTTACCAAAAGCCTCTTCGCTTGTCGGTGTAGAGTTAGATAAGCGAAGCGTTCCGTTGATGTCTTATAAACATCCACAAAGAGCGGTTTATCTGTTGGGTGCCGAAGATAAAGGACTTTCAGATAAAGCACTATCAAAATGCGATGAAATTATTCAAATCCCCGGCGAGTTTTCGCTAAATGTTTCGGTAGCTGGCACAATAGTTCTGTATGATAGGCTTACGAAGAATGGGGCATTATAA
- a CDS encoding urea transporter, with translation MSSKLNFKNSLLSKSATVISMILKGLGQIMLQENSITGLLFLVGIFYGSLTMGFAALLATVCGTATAYLLKYDKTEINKGLYGFSAALVGVAVMLFLKPTLWAWAIVVVGSALAAMLQHFFIKRKIPAFTFPFVLVTWIILFISNNFFSDLLATPIPAIAHLSDSLSDGFKSFGQVIFQNKLVSGLLFFVAVFISSPIAALYGLAGAIVSAIIAFEFSAPIDDINLGLYGFNAVLCAIVFAGNQVRDGIWVLLSVVLSLGVSLLMIKFGFVQLTFPFVSATWITLFLKSRLQKTTKPTDSQ, from the coding sequence ATGAGTTCGAAACTCAACTTCAAAAACAGTCTGCTTAGCAAATCCGCAACTGTTATCTCCATGATACTCAAAGGACTCGGGCAGATAATGCTTCAAGAAAACAGCATTACAGGCTTGCTATTCCTTGTCGGTATTTTCTATGGCTCGCTAACAATGGGCTTTGCTGCGCTTTTGGCAACCGTGTGTGGAACGGCTACCGCTTATCTGCTTAAATACGACAAAACGGAAATCAATAAAGGGCTTTACGGATTTAGTGCCGCATTGGTCGGCGTGGCGGTAATGCTATTTTTAAAACCTACGCTTTGGGCTTGGGCTATTGTGGTTGTTGGCTCGGCACTGGCGGCAATGTTGCAGCACTTTTTTATAAAACGGAAAATCCCTGCATTCACGTTTCCGTTTGTTTTGGTTACTTGGATAATACTCTTTATCAGCAACAACTTTTTCAGCGATTTATTGGCAACACCTATACCTGCTATTGCTCATTTAAGCGACTCACTGTCAGACGGTTTCAAGAGTTTCGGGCAAGTGATTTTTCAAAACAAATTAGTTTCGGGATTGCTCTTTTTTGTTGCTGTATTTATCAGCTCGCCCATCGCGGCTCTCTACGGACTTGCAGGGGCAATTGTATCCGCTATTATTGCTTTCGAGTTTTCGGCACCAATAGACGATATCAACCTTGGGCTTTACGGTTTTAACGCTGTTTTGTGTGCGATAGTTTTTGCCGGAAATCAAGTCAGAGATGGCATTTGGGTTTTGCTCTCGGTAGTGCTCTCCCTTGGCGTTAGCCTGTTGATGATAAAGTTCGGTTTTGTACAGCTTACATTTCCGTTTGTCTCGGCAACCTGGATTACCCTGTTTTTGAAAAGCAGACTGCAAAAAACAACAAAGCCAACCGATTCACAATAA
- a CDS encoding glycosyltransferase family 1 protein, producing the protein MKKIAMFTMGTRGDIQPYIFLSKELILNGYDVTLGSHPCWRNLVEDSDIRFEPIGPDINIEKEAAIIRGKNSNPALSMLRMMSFVFKIIQKSTHEIFEICKGKDLIIVSHSQMGATEAEALGIPTVNVTLQKEMIAEKLKPQTFWNKLIGNIIGKQVAKPYNKIRKVYGLKPIKSSDEIISRKLNLIPISKHVLERNPYWEDQHILTGYWYDKEENYIPDEKLANFLASGEKPIILSLGAMSFEEKSEKEKLDMFVSAFSKSGYRAIIQGFQKTLQNYELPKTMISCGSIPHSFLFKQCLFAIHHCGFGTSAATMIYGIPSIPVPHVLDQMGFAMQLYNINVATKPLKSKNLSENSIYEAILDMKSTYEEKKKNVELLSAKIKEERGLEEAVRLIEKVMNV; encoded by the coding sequence ATGAAAAAGATTGCCATGTTTACAATGGGTACAAGAGGTGATATTCAGCCATATATATTTTTATCCAAAGAACTTATTCTAAACGGATATGATGTAACACTCGGCTCGCATCCCTGTTGGAGAAACTTAGTAGAGGATTCCGATATTCGCTTTGAGCCGATTGGTCCGGATATCAACATAGAAAAAGAGGCAGCAATTATTAGGGGGAAAAATTCAAATCCTGCATTAAGTATGCTTAGGATGATGAGTTTTGTTTTTAAAATTATTCAAAAATCAACACATGAGATTTTTGAAATATGTAAGGGCAAAGATTTAATTATTGTAAGCCATAGTCAAATGGGTGCAACAGAGGCTGAAGCGTTAGGAATTCCTACGGTTAACGTGACATTGCAGAAAGAGATGATTGCCGAAAAACTAAAGCCTCAGACCTTTTGGAATAAACTGATTGGTAATATTATAGGAAAACAGGTTGCAAAACCATATAACAAAATTAGAAAAGTATATGGATTAAAACCGATTAAATCTTCTGACGAGATTATTTCTCGTAAGTTGAATTTAATACCAATTAGTAAACATGTATTAGAGAGAAATCCATATTGGGAAGATCAGCATATTTTGACCGGTTATTGGTATGATAAAGAGGAAAATTATATACCTGACGAAAAGTTGGCTAATTTTCTTGCAAGTGGAGAAAAACCAATAATTCTTTCTCTCGGAGCAATGTCATTCGAAGAAAAATCTGAAAAAGAAAAATTGGATATGTTTGTAAGTGCTTTTAGCAAATCGGGGTATCGAGCTATTATCCAAGGATTTCAGAAGACACTTCAGAATTATGAACTGCCAAAAACAATGATTTCATGCGGTAGTATTCCGCATAGCTTTCTTTTTAAGCAATGTTTATTTGCTATTCATCACTGTGGATTTGGAACTTCAGCAGCCACAATGATTTATGGTATTCCATCTATTCCGGTACCACATGTTTTAGATCAAATGGGATTTGCAATGCAACTGTACAATATTAATGTTGCAACAAAGCCTCTAAAGTCTAAGAACTTGAGTGAAAATTCAATATACGAAGCAATATTAGATATGAAAAGCACCTACGAGGAAAAGAAAAAGAACGTAGAGTTACTTTCCGCCAAGATCAAAGAGGAAAGGGGTTTAGAGGAGGCTGTGAGATTAATTGAAAAGGTGATGAATGTATAA
- a CDS encoding SagB/ThcOx family dehydrogenase: MRTTLLTILLICLGYGMNAQEIKLPAPDRSGGQPLMKSLNERKSTRSFSEKDLSDQQLSNLLWAANGFNREDKRTAPTAMNRQELELYVISKKGVYSYNAKEHKLTLVKAGDYRKSAGIQDYVYDAPLNILIVSDTNKAASQQYSYTNCGYISQNIYLYCASEGLATVARGAFKNEEVHELLQLSKSQEVLLAQTVGFAK, from the coding sequence ATGAGAACAACATTATTAACCATTTTATTAATCTGTTTAGGATACGGTATGAACGCACAAGAAATTAAATTACCAGCCCCCGACAGGAGTGGCGGACAACCTTTGATGAAATCATTAAATGAACGAAAATCAACACGCTCGTTTTCAGAAAAAGATCTCTCTGATCAGCAATTATCTAATTTACTGTGGGCTGCCAACGGCTTCAATAGAGAAGACAAACGAACAGCTCCCACGGCTATGAATCGTCAGGAGTTAGAGCTTTATGTGATATCAAAAAAGGGTGTCTATTCTTACAATGCGAAGGAGCATAAACTTACGTTAGTAAAAGCCGGCGATTACAGAAAAAGCGCAGGGATACAAGATTATGTATATGATGCACCGCTAAATATTCTGATTGTTAGCGATACGAACAAAGCGGCAAGTCAACAATACTCATACACAAACTGTGGGTATATTTCGCAAAACATATATCTCTATTGCGCTTCAGAGGGATTGGCAACGGTTGCACGAGGAGCTTTCAAAAATGAAGAGGTTCACGAACTGTTGCAACTGTCTAAATCTCAAGAGGTTCTGTTAGCGCAAACTGTAGGTTTCGCGAAATAG
- a CDS encoding sodium:proton antiporter — MLLSATTNDVVNMPLWAIIPFVLMLLCIALGPLFFEHWWEKNKNKLIVSLILGIPVAGYLIAQKLPGLLAHQILFDYIPFIILLGALFVITGGIHLKGDIEAKPWINTTFLGIGAILASFMGTTGAAMLLIRPVIKTNSQRKFKVHTILFFIAIVANAGGLLTPLGDPPLFLLYLRGAEFSWFFHMVPEWAFVNALLLLIYFIADSYYYKKEPIENIKFDRANIVPLSLQGNINFLFLAGVVASVAFLNEQYLPVMKENAWAGFIREGAIVAMVILSLLFTKKPIREANKFSWGPILEVAFLFLGIFITMIPALQYLKAHAHDLGISSNAQYFYATGSLSAFLDNAPTAVSFYNLAIGMNDGGVAIPGPGYVAGIGEMVLTAICLGAVLFGAMTYIGNGPNFMVKAIAEENKIEMPSFFGYMIKFSLIVLLPIFILVQLIFL; from the coding sequence ATGTTATTATCAGCAACAACTAATGATGTAGTAAATATGCCTCTTTGGGCTATTATTCCCTTTGTGTTAATGTTACTGTGCATTGCACTAGGTCCTCTATTCTTTGAACACTGGTGGGAGAAAAACAAAAACAAATTGATTGTCTCTTTAATACTGGGCATTCCCGTTGCAGGATATCTGATAGCGCAAAAGTTACCAGGACTTTTAGCGCATCAAATATTATTTGACTATATTCCATTTATAATTTTATTAGGTGCTTTATTTGTAATAACCGGCGGCATCCACTTAAAAGGTGATATTGAAGCAAAACCATGGATAAACACAACTTTTTTGGGAATTGGTGCCATTTTAGCCTCTTTTATGGGGACAACAGGTGCTGCAATGCTTTTAATTCGTCCGGTAATTAAAACAAACAGTCAAAGAAAATTTAAAGTTCACACAATTTTATTTTTTATAGCAATTGTTGCAAATGCCGGCGGACTACTTACTCCACTTGGCGATCCACCACTTTTCTTGTTATATCTAAGGGGTGCTGAATTTTCCTGGTTTTTCCATATGGTACCGGAATGGGCTTTTGTAAATGCCTTGCTACTGTTGATTTACTTTATTGCTGATTCATATTATTACAAAAAAGAACCTATAGAAAACATCAAATTCGACAGAGCCAATATTGTACCCTTAAGTTTACAGGGAAATATTAACTTTCTTTTCTTAGCAGGTGTTGTTGCATCTGTTGCATTTCTAAACGAGCAATATTTGCCTGTTATGAAAGAAAATGCCTGGGCAGGATTTATTAGAGAGGGAGCTATTGTTGCTATGGTTATTTTGTCTTTACTGTTCACAAAAAAACCAATACGAGAAGCAAACAAATTTTCGTGGGGACCAATTTTAGAAGTAGCTTTCTTATTCTTAGGGATTTTCATTACAATGATACCCGCTTTGCAATATTTAAAAGCACATGCTCATGACTTAGGAATAAGTTCAAACGCTCAATATTTTTACGCAACAGGAAGTTTAAGTGCTTTCTTAGACAATGCACCTACTGCTGTCTCTTTTTATAACTTAGCTATCGGAATGAATGATGGAGGAGTAGCTATTCCTGGTCCCGGCTATGTTGCAGGTATTGGTGAGATGGTTTTAACTGCAATTTGTCTGGGTGCGGTACTTTTTGGCGCCATGACTTATATTGGAAACGGTCCGAACTTTATGGTTAAAGCTATTGCCGAAGAGAATAAAATTGAAATGCCAAGTTTCTTTGGCTATATGATTAAATTCTCTTTAATAGTTTTACTACCTATTTTTATTCTTGTTCAACTTATTTTCTTATAG
- a CDS encoding acyltransferase — protein sequence MKVYSLSKNDTTLIKGLAIFGIVFHNFFHHLSPFTGENEFEFNPSYVYNLFNTLKDYTGEIINILFSYFGHFGVQLFIFISGYGLAVSFINRDRSWLTFMIERLKKLYPLLIIGTLVLFLTTLVVYNKFLSIETWRAIGYKFLFIHTITPYECLNVSGPWWFFGLIFQLYLLFPLLNYLIKKFNIKGFLIICLLSYIWIYISQYEFGIYRQHLYLLANSPGHVAEFCLGIWFAHNKNREISPVFLVLAIIVFSLGNFFQSFFPLTFLSVCLIFIFCYPKIKQLAGKKPRLLQTFFLFLGKLSMILFVINAVIRDPIISTYGKNNLGAVGHLVLAILFFVFIIILAIALKPVHSGIGYLFNKIPSPEKSAFFKPVERIVQTMLVLLSIYIVIYLIPKNKQQITSSHITPGNIITYEDTYKNLAIHTFTNNPHGITVKISFDYKHNEGEIPSVVYDISNALWKNFHLSQVKENEFTHHEFTHTYYKPFFLRINNKEVKAFFWPRNKTSGEYKNVNVSFVTTN from the coding sequence ATGAAGGTTTATTCCTTAAGCAAAAATGACACTACCTTAATTAAAGGGTTAGCTATTTTTGGAATAGTTTTTCATAATTTTTTTCACCACCTTTCTCCTTTCACTGGCGAAAATGAATTTGAATTCAACCCTTCGTATGTATATAATTTGTTCAATACTCTTAAAGATTATACCGGAGAGATAATCAATATTCTTTTTAGTTACTTCGGGCATTTTGGAGTTCAGCTTTTCATATTTATTAGTGGCTACGGACTTGCTGTTTCTTTTATCAATCGCGATCGTTCCTGGCTTACTTTTATGATAGAACGACTAAAAAAACTATATCCACTTCTAATTATCGGTACACTTGTTCTATTTCTAACTACATTAGTTGTTTACAACAAATTTCTTTCAATTGAAACATGGAGGGCTATTGGATATAAATTCCTGTTTATTCACACTATTACTCCTTATGAATGTTTAAATGTATCGGGTCCATGGTGGTTTTTTGGACTTATTTTTCAACTCTATTTACTATTTCCTCTTCTTAATTATTTAATAAAAAAATTCAACATCAAAGGTTTTCTTATAATTTGTTTGCTTTCGTATATATGGATTTACATTTCGCAATACGAATTCGGTATATACCGACAACATCTGTATCTTTTAGCAAATTCTCCAGGACATGTAGCTGAATTTTGTCTTGGTATTTGGTTTGCTCACAACAAAAACCGAGAGATTTCGCCCGTTTTTTTGGTATTGGCAATTATTGTTTTTAGTCTTGGAAACTTTTTTCAAAGCTTTTTCCCATTAACGTTTCTCAGCGTTTGCCTTATTTTTATCTTTTGTTATCCAAAAATAAAACAGTTGGCTGGCAAAAAACCTCGACTGCTGCAAACTTTCTTTTTGTTTCTCGGTAAACTCTCAATGATACTTTTTGTTATAAATGCTGTAATACGCGACCCTATAATTTCAACTTATGGAAAAAATAATTTGGGAGCTGTGGGGCATCTCGTTCTAGCAATTCTGTTTTTCGTTTTTATAATTATATTGGCTATAGCCTTAAAACCTGTACATTCAGGCATTGGCTATCTTTTCAATAAAATACCCTCGCCTGAAAAATCTGCCTTTTTTAAACCTGTAGAACGTATTGTACAAACAATGCTAGTACTTTTGTCTATATATATTGTTATTTACCTTATACCTAAAAACAAACAACAAATAACCTCTTCGCACATAACACCCGGGAACATTATAACATATGAAGATACATATAAAAATTTGGCTATACATACTTTTACCAATAATCCCCATGGTATTACTGTAAAAATCTCGTTCGACTACAAACACAACGAGGGGGAAATTCCAAGTGTTGTGTATGACATATCTAATGCTTTATGGAAAAACTTCCACCTATCTCAAGTTAAAGAAAATGAATTTACCCACCATGAGTTTACTCATACCTACTACAAGCCCTTTTTCTTACGCATTAATAATAAAGAAGTAAAAGCTTTTTTCTGGCCAAGAAACAAAACCTCAGGGGAATATAAAAATGTAAATGTTTCTTTTGTAACCACAAATTAA
- a CDS encoding rubrerythrin family protein yields the protein MKSIKGTQTEKNLMKSFAGESQARMRYTYFAREADKEGFKQIAAIFMETAEQEKEHAKRMFKYLEGGMLEITSTFPAGVIGTTAENLKAAAEGENEEWTELYPHFADVAEEEGFKEIATMYRMIAKAEAIHEERYLKLLQRVKDGTVFSRDEEIEWQCSNCGYVHKGKKALQTCPACLHSQAYFEPKNDKYY from the coding sequence ATGAAAAGTATAAAAGGAACTCAAACAGAAAAAAATCTGATGAAATCGTTTGCCGGAGAGTCTCAGGCAAGAATGCGCTATACCTATTTTGCAAGAGAGGCTGATAAAGAGGGCTTCAAACAAATTGCAGCTATTTTTATGGAAACCGCCGAGCAAGAAAAAGAACACGCAAAACGCATGTTTAAATATTTAGAAGGCGGAATGCTTGAAATTACATCAACTTTCCCGGCAGGAGTTATCGGAACAACAGCCGAAAACTTAAAAGCTGCTGCTGAAGGAGAAAATGAAGAGTGGACAGAACTATATCCTCATTTTGCAGATGTTGCTGAAGAAGAAGGATTTAAAGAGATAGCCACAATGTACCGAATGATAGCTAAAGCCGAAGCTATTCACGAAGAACGCTACTTGAAACTATTGCAACGTGTAAAAGACGGTACTGTTTTCTCACGCGACGAAGAGATTGAGTGGCAATGCAGCAACTGCGGATATGTTCACAAAGGTAAAAAAGCCCTTCAAACTTGCCCCGCATGCTTACACTCACAAGCATACTTCGAGCCTAAAAACGACAAGTACTATTAG
- a CDS encoding V-type ATP synthase subunit I, with protein sequence MLAKMKKFTFLAYHKDYEVFLQDLRELGLIHVDGADKVIEDDELNQYFLTLKQLRESKKILQKQLDKKEEIAYNVADLELGKTIPEKIDAIQTQISTYTQQLQVSTKERDALKPWGNFEPEGVDRLEKAGYNISFFIVPDNQYNPKWETLYDAIIINRETSRTYFITVTRESNIACKINLETIKMPDVSLTKLNQLIQELRGKVEEQGAKLKELAKDIPSLDAVVADLEQKIKYTKVKRTTTSLADDKLMMLQGWAPEDNEKEITDYLESKAVYYQVSKPLPEDDVPIKFKNNKFARLFEPIAELYMLPKYTEIDLTPYFAPFYMLFFGLSLGDIGYGLFLVIVAGLAKIFMKDKLSMSLKGILSLVQVLGASTMVAGMLTGGFFGFSIYELDWSIAQTLRDKVFFNNNQMFILSLVLGVIQILFGMVMKVANRIKQQGFVYSLSTIGWLVFLLSCIFGALYPDVMPLFGLVHIIIIIPALVLIFFFNSPGKNPFLNLGLGLWDTYNMATGLLGDVLSYVRLFALGLSGGILASVFNSLAAGMSPDNAILKPIVYVLIFLIGHAINIFMNVLGAIVHPVRLTFVEFYNNAEFQGGGKKYNPFRN encoded by the coding sequence ATGTTAGCAAAAATGAAAAAGTTCACTTTTCTCGCCTATCACAAAGATTATGAGGTGTTTCTTCAAGATTTGCGTGAACTTGGATTAATTCACGTTGACGGAGCCGACAAGGTGATTGAAGACGATGAATTAAATCAATACTTCTTGACATTAAAGCAGTTACGCGAATCAAAAAAGATACTTCAAAAGCAGTTAGATAAAAAAGAGGAGATAGCTTACAATGTAGCCGACTTGGAATTGGGAAAAACTATTCCCGAAAAGATTGACGCTATCCAAACACAAATATCAACTTACACTCAACAACTGCAAGTAAGCACTAAAGAGCGTGACGCTCTAAAACCTTGGGGTAATTTTGAGCCTGAAGGTGTAGATCGGTTGGAAAAAGCTGGATATAATATTAGTTTCTTTATTGTTCCTGATAATCAATACAATCCTAAATGGGAAACGCTGTATGACGCTATCATAATTAATAGAGAAACTTCAAGAACCTATTTTATAACGGTTACTAGAGAGAGCAATATTGCCTGCAAAATAAATTTAGAGACAATCAAAATGCCCGACGTTTCGCTAACTAAGCTCAATCAGCTAATCCAAGAGCTTCGTGGAAAAGTTGAGGAGCAAGGCGCAAAACTAAAGGAGTTGGCGAAAGATATCCCATCGTTAGACGCTGTAGTAGCCGATTTGGAGCAAAAGATAAAATATACCAAAGTTAAACGCACAACCACTTCATTAGCAGATGATAAGCTAATGATGTTGCAGGGTTGGGCACCTGAAGATAATGAGAAAGAGATAACCGATTATTTAGAATCAAAAGCGGTATACTACCAAGTTTCCAAGCCGTTGCCAGAAGACGATGTCCCCATTAAGTTCAAAAACAACAAGTTCGCACGGCTTTTCGAGCCGATAGCCGAGCTGTATATGCTACCAAAATATACCGAAATAGATTTAACACCATATTTTGCACCGTTTTATATGCTCTTCTTCGGATTGTCGTTGGGCGATATAGGATACGGGCTATTTCTTGTGATAGTTGCAGGTTTGGCTAAAATTTTTATGAAAGACAAGTTAAGTATGTCTCTGAAAGGTATTTTGTCTTTGGTGCAAGTTTTAGGAGCCTCTACCATGGTAGCAGGTATGTTAACCGGAGGGTTTTTCGGTTTCTCAATATATGAACTCGATTGGTCTATTGCGCAGACATTAAGAGATAAAGTTTTTTTCAACAATAACCAAATGTTTATTCTCTCGCTTGTGTTAGGGGTAATTCAAATTCTCTTTGGTATGGTTATGAAAGTTGCCAATCGTATTAAGCAACAAGGATTTGTGTACTCGCTTTCCACAATTGGTTGGCTTGTCTTTTTGTTAAGTTGCATTTTTGGTGCACTTTATCCAGACGTAATGCCATTGTTTGGCTTGGTTCATATTATAATTATTATCCCCGCTCTTGTACTTATTTTCTTCTTTAATTCTCCGGGTAAAAATCCGTTCTTGAATTTGGGGCTTGGATTGTGGGATACTTATAATATGGCAACCGGTTTGTTGGGCGATGTACTGTCGTATGTTCGCTTGTTTGCGCTCGGTCTTTCTGGAGGAATCCTTGCAAGTGTCTTTAACAGCTTGGCGGCTGGAATGAGCCCCGATAATGCGATACTAAAACCCATTGTTTATGTTTTGATATTCCTTATTGGACACGCTATCAATATATTTATGAACGTATTGGGAGCAATTGTGCACCCTGTTCGTCTAACATTTGTTGAGTTTTATAATAACGCAGAGTTTCAAGGAGGAGGGAAAAAATATAACCCGTTTAGAAATTAA
- a CDS encoding V-type ATP synthase subunit K → METNLFIAYIGIAIMLALTGIGSAYGVTIVGNAAIGAAKKVEGKFGNFLVLTALPGTQGLYGFAGYFMFQNIFNVLTPEITFFQAMATLAAGLTLGFIGLLSAIRQGQVCANGVVSIGQGHDAFGNTLILAVFPELYAIVALAATFLIGSAIA, encoded by the coding sequence ATGGAAACTAATTTATTTATTGCCTATATTGGCATTGCAATTATGCTGGCACTCACGGGAATTGGAAGTGCTTACGGGGTTACGATTGTAGGGAATGCGGCTATTGGTGCTGCAAAGAAAGTGGAAGGAAAGTTTGGTAACTTTTTGGTTCTAACTGCACTTCCTGGTACTCAAGGATTGTACGGTTTTGCTGGATACTTTATGTTCCAAAACATTTTTAACGTGCTTACACCTGAAATCACTTTCTTTCAAGCGATGGCTACTCTCGCAGCTGGTTTAACATTAGGATTTATCGGTTTGCTATCAGCTATCCGTCAAGGACAAGTGTGTGCTAATGGTGTTGTCTCTATCGGACAAGGACACGACGCTTTCGGTAATACTCTTATCTTGGCGGTATTCCCCGAGCTTTACGCTATCGTGGCACTTGCAGCTACTTTCCTAATCGGAAGTGCTATTGCTTAA
- a CDS encoding trimeric intracellular cation channel family protein codes for MFEMLIGISLIDYIKANYVLLLDHAGTFAFALSGIRLAGEKKFDWFGAYVVGLVTAIGGGTTRDLLLGVTPFWMLNSSYLIVTAVALLSFVSLKRFIFRLNKALFLFDTIGLGLFTVVGIEKTLAAGYPFWVAIIMGMITGSVGGLIRDVLINEVPLILRRDIYAMACIVGGLVFALCYWLEVERALINLIAAFTVILIRFIAVKYKIQLPTVKQGDIKVNKKMFRLKK; via the coding sequence ATGTTTGAAATGCTAATTGGAATATCGCTAATAGATTATATTAAAGCGAATTATGTCTTACTGTTAGACCACGCAGGTACATTTGCATTTGCTTTAAGTGGAATTCGACTGGCGGGCGAAAAAAAATTCGATTGGTTTGGAGCCTATGTTGTGGGATTAGTTACTGCAATTGGAGGTGGAACTACTCGCGACCTGTTGTTAGGTGTAACTCCATTTTGGATGTTAAATAGCTCATATTTAATTGTTACGGCGGTAGCTCTGCTCTCATTTGTTTCTCTTAAAAGATTTATTTTCAGATTAAATAAAGCTCTGTTCTTGTTTGACACCATCGGTCTCGGACTATTTACAGTGGTTGGAATAGAAAAAACCTTAGCAGCAGGTTACCCATTTTGGGTTGCCATTATTATGGGTATGATTACAGGCTCGGTTGGAGGTTTAATCAGAGATGTTTTAATTAACGAAGTACCTCTTATATTGCGTAGAGATATATACGCAATGGCTTGTATTGTCGGAGGTCTCGTTTTTGCATTGTGTTACTGGCTCGAAGTGGAACGCGCTTTAATAAACCTTATTGCAGCATTTACCGTGATACTGATAAGATTTATTGCTGTTAAGTATAAAATTCAACTTCCAACAGTAAAACAGGGTGATATAAAGGTTAATAAGAAAATGTTCAGATTAAAAAAATAG
- a CDS encoding V-type ATP synthase subunit D: protein MAIKFQYNKTSRQQLEKQLKIRERALPTLQSKETALRVEVKKARNEIEVLDKELEKQIQSYDKMMGMWVEFDPTLLRVKDVQLSKKKIAGVVIPMLDRVDFELKPFSVFNQPKWYLDGVKTLETLAEAGIRRDFHALKVERLDYARKKTTQKVNLFEKVQIPGYKDAILKIKRYLEDEENLSKASQKIMRARLEKKREKEEEESVC, encoded by the coding sequence ATGGCGATAAAATTTCAATATAATAAAACTTCACGTCAGCAGTTGGAAAAACAGCTGAAGATACGTGAGCGTGCGCTTCCCACGCTACAAAGCAAAGAAACGGCGTTGCGTGTTGAAGTTAAAAAAGCGCGAAACGAAATAGAGGTGTTGGACAAAGAGTTAGAGAAACAGATTCAATCATACGACAAAATGATGGGAATGTGGGTAGAGTTCGACCCCACCTTGCTTCGCGTAAAAGACGTGCAACTTTCAAAAAAGAAAATCGCCGGAGTAGTAATCCCAATGCTTGACAGAGTTGATTTTGAACTGAAACCTTTTAGCGTGTTCAATCAACCAAAATGGTATTTAGATGGTGTAAAAACCCTTGAGACTCTTGCCGAAGCAGGAATAAGAAGAGATTTCCATGCCTTGAAAGTGGAGCGACTCGACTATGCGAGAAAAAAAACTACTCAAAAAGTTAACCTTTTCGAGAAAGTGCAAATCCCTGGTTATAAGGATGCTATATTGAAAATTAAGCGATACTTAGAAGATGAGGAGAACCTCTCTAAAGCTTCGCAAAAAATTATGCGTGCCAGATTAGAGAAAAAGAGAGAAAAAGAAGAGGAGGAGAGTGTATGTTAG